AGTTTTGACGGTAAAAATATGGAATCAATAAAGTGGTAATTTCATGACAACCCTGATTGTAAAAAGTTTAAAAGCTAAGTTTATGCAGTACTTCGGGGCTTTTTTGGTCCTGCTGATCCTGAACTTTTTATTGCCAAGGATGCTCCCCGGAGATCCCATTGATGCTATTTACGGGGACTCGGTTGTAGTTATAACTCCTGAAATAAGGGCTCACCTGGTGGAACAACACCACCTTAATGATCCCCTTCGGGCTCAATTTTTCCACTACCTGTATTCCTGTATTACTCTTGATTTCGGTTATTCTTATTCCTACAATGCTCCGGTAAGGGAAATAATCGAAGGGGCTTTGCCCTGGACTCTTCTTCTCGCGGGGACTTCTCTTTTTCTAGCCGTTCTTATAGCCCTTTTTCTGGGGATAGAGTCTGGATGGAGGAGAGGTGGGCTTATGGACCGTTTTTTATTCAGTTTCTTTGCGGTATTGAACGGAATTCCGGGTTATTTTGTAGGAATGCTCCTGATTATTTTTCTGGCACTCAAATTTCAACTCTTTCCGATTGGTGGGGCAAAGACCCCTTATGCAGGATATGAGGGTCTGGGATATCTGCTTGATGTGGGAAAGCATCTGGTTTTGCCGATGCTTGCACTTAGCGTTACAGAACTTTCCTGGATTTATCTCCTTATGAGGGGCAGTATGCTCGGAGTTATCAATGAACCATTTATCGTTACCGGGAGGCTTAAAGGTCTGAAGGAAAGGGTTATTAAATACCGCTATGCCGCCCGAAACGCCCTTTTGCCTGTGGTTACCAGGCTGGGGATCCAGGTGGGGCAGATCGTTACCGGAGTCCTGCTTATAGAGATTGTTTTTTCCTATCCCGGGGTGGGGTTGATTATGTACAATGCCTTAATGTCCAGGGACCTGCCCCTTCTCCAGGGGCTTCTCTTCGTTCTTACTATCTGTATCCTGGGATGCAACTTCACAGTTGACCTGCTCTATCCAAAAATTGATCCGAGGGTTAATTATGCCTGAAACAGGTGTTTCAAATTTTGAAAGACTTTTATCGGGGTTATGCGGGCTTTCAAAAACCTTTTCCCGGATTAAGAGTCCAGGTTTGTCTGGTTTTGGAACTGTTGGGATTCTGATTTTGGGTTTTGTGATTTTTCTCGGGCTCTTTGCTCCCTATATTTCTCCTTTTGACCCCTGGGACTATTCTGCAATTCCTCTTGAAAAACCTTCTGATGTACACCCTCTGGGCACCAATGATATTGGGCAGGATATTTTGAGTGAACTCCTTTACGGAGCCCGAACTTCCCTGTTATTCGGTTTTTTTGTGGCTCTTATGGCGACGGTTTTCAGTGTGCTCGTGGGAGTATGCGCCGGACTCTCCGAAGGGTTTGCGGGAAAATTTTTGATGCTGCTAACTGACATATTCATTGCCATCCCTTCAATTCTCCTGATCCTGCTTCTTGCTGCTTACATTAAGCCGGATTTTCTGTCCCTTATCCTGATCCTCTCGTTTTTCTCCTGGCAGTATGGGGCAAGGGTACTTTATTCCCAGAGCCTTTCCTTAAAGGAAAGACCTTACATTTATGCAGCAAAGAATTTCGGGGCTAAAAAACTCTACCTTATTTCCCGACACCTTGTCCCGGACCTATTCCCCCTCCTTTTAAGTGGTTTCATACAGCGGATGAGGTATGCCGTTTTCATGGAAGCCGGGCTCGCTTTCATGGGCATTTCGGACCTCTCTACAAAAAGCTGGGGTCTGATGATGAATAGAGCTATGGAATTTGTATACATAGGGACCTGGAAATGGTGGCTCCTGCCCACGGGGTTTTTACTCTCCCTGACTATTCTGGGTTTTTCTTTGCTAGGTTATTTTTTGGAAGAGCATGTAGATAAAAGGCATAGAAAAATCAAATAAAATCTTAAATAAAAATCTTAGATCCTGAACCAATTTCATTGAAAAAATAAAAAATAATGAAATATGGGAGGTTGAAGTTTGCTCGAAATTAAGGACCTGACTGTTAATTATCCGGCTGAAAACGGTACTGTAAAGGCTCTGGATAGACTTTCTCTTTTTCTTTCCAGCAAGGAAAGCCTGGGAATTATAGGGGAGTCAGGTTCAGGCAAAACGACTCTCGGAAAGGCCATTATGGGTATCTGTGAGGGCAGTGTGGAAGGCATAATCAATTTTAAAGGCCAGAATTTGCTGTTTCTTTCCGGTGAAGAAATGCGGGATTTGCGCTGGAATGAGATTTCCATGGTAAGGCAAAATACCGGGACTGTGCTTAACCCTGCATATACCGTGGAACAGCAGATAATAGAACCAATACTCGAACACACAGATGCACTTCCCGAAGCCGCTCGCAAAAAAGCCTCTTTGCTGATTGAAAAAGTGGGGCTTCCAGCTGAAAAATTAAAGGCTTTTCCCAACGAACTATCAGGAGGAGAAAAACAGAGGGTAATGATTGCCATGGCCCTTTCAAATGATCCTTCACTGGTTATTCTGGACGAGCCCACGGCTTCCCTTGATGCGGTTACACGCAGGCAGATTATTGACCTGTTTTTTATTATAAAGAAAGAGTGTTCCTTAATTGTTATCTCTCATGACGTAAACACGGTTATGGGCCTGGATAAACTTGCCATCCTCTACTCAAGCAGGCTCATGGAATATGGGGCTACCGACCTCATCCTGAAATCTCCGAGACATCCCTATTCCAGGGCTCTCCTGAAATCCCATCCCTTCATGCACAGCACAAAAGACCTGCAAGGTATCAGGGGCCAGGTCCTTTATTCCTTCGAAAAATCCACAGGATGTCGTTTCAGTTCCCGTTGCATCCAGAAAACCGAAATCTGTGACAGGGAAATGCCGGAACTCAAAGAATGGGGAGACCGAATGCTTGCCTGTCACAAGGGTGGTGTGCATTCCCTTTTGAAAGTAAGCGGGCTCAACACCAATTACACTTCCAGGCACGGTGGAAAAACATTTCACGTACTGAAAGATGTTTCCTTTGAGATGAACACGGGGGACATCGTCTCTCTGGTGGGCCAGACGGGGTGCGGAAAGTCCACTCTGGCCAGGTGCCTTTCCAGAATTTTTAAGTACAATTCAGGAGAGGTCGTATTCGATGGTGTAAAAATAAACGAAATCAGGCCCATTGACTATCACAGGAAGGTTCAATTGATATTCCAGGATCCTCTGGAGGCTACAAGTCCCAGGTTAAATGTTTTAAGAATTGTAAAAGAACCCCTTGATCTTCAAGGGGTCCTGGATGAAGCCGGGAAAGTTGAAAAAGTAAAAAAGACCCTGGAGGAAGTGAGTCTTCCTTCCTCTGAAATTTTCCTCAAAAAATACCCTCACCAGTTGAGTGGAGGAGAACTCCAGAGGGTAACAATTGCCCGAGCTCTTGTAAACGATCCCTTTCTATTAATTGCCGATGAACCCACCTCTTTTCTGGATGTCAGCATTCAGGCAAAGATATTAAAACTTCTCATGGAACTCCAGAACCAGAGAGGTTTGACTCTTCTTTTTATAACTCACGATATCGCACTTGCAAGGAAAGTTAGCGACCGGATTCTCGTAATGAAAGAAGGGAGAATAATCGAAGAAGGTTCCGGGGCTAATCTTATTGCATATCCCAGACACCCCTACACTAAAAACCTTATCAAAAAAAGCTTTTCAAGATTAGGCTTACTTGAGAAAAATAATATAAAAAATGTGGAAGGTGGGGATGAATTTGAAAGAGTAACGGAAAGAGGAGATGAGTTTGAAAGAGAAGATGAGTTTGAAAGAGAAGATGAGTTTGAAAGAGAAGATGAGTTTGAAAGAGAAGATGAGTTTGAAAGAGAAGATGAATACAGGAATTCTGAAATTCCCTGTATCACCACCAGCGTAAAAAATCATGATCCTATGAAGGATTCAATACCAGTTTCATGCCAGATACCTGCAAATCCGAATACTCAGAGATTGGATGATTTGGGTGCTGTTGAGTTTGACAGCCGGAAATCCTGGGGCAAAAAAGATGTCAATAAATGGAAAAGTATCCTTAATTGTTGGATTTCAAAGATAAAGCGTTTGACGTAAAACGCATAAAAGCGGCCTTATTTATATTTGGCGTATCAAATTAAAATTACATGTTTCACGTGCCCCATTTAACAAAACCTGCTGTTGTAAAGCTTAAATATTATGGTTTTTTAATATATAACCTTAAAAGGTGTTTTGTCCTGTGATAGATGTATTGTCTTATTATTACATTTTTAGCTCACGATAAATTGAGCGTTAACTTATAATTTTCAAAAAGAAGAGTCATTTATGTCTGGTTTAAAAAATAAATCTGGTCGTCACGCACCTGCATTCATACTGATATTCTTAATGCAGGGGCCTGCCTACGGTTCTCTCATTTTTAAAAAAATGGAAGAACAAATTCCTTTCAAGCTCTTTGATAGTCCTACTCTCTATAGAACTCTTGATAAACTTGAGAAGAAAGGTATTGTAAACTCATGGTGGGACACATCGGAAAAAGGGCCTGCTAAAAAATGGTACCAGATTACGGATAAAGGCATTGAGATGTTAGGTGAATACAGGGAAGATATCATAATGAGAATTAAAGACATGGAATTTTTCCTTGAAGAATATGAAAAATACTTGGGCAAAAAAGAAACGGAACAAGACGATTTCTTTTGAACTGGAATGCCAAGGATTTCCGGTGTTTTTGCTACTTATATAATGGGCTTATTTCAGGATGTTTTTTAAATATAAAAAAAGGAAGTTAGTTATTCATAACTCCTTTTTGTAAAAGCTGGCCGCCTTTGGCGTCCGGGACAAGAATAACAGGGAGTGAACAGTTCCGGTTGTATGGGGTATAATTAAGGATTCGGAGCAGTAAAGCTCCTCTTTTTTGCTTAAAAGTGTTAGCTGGATAATACAGGGTAGCCGGGGCTTAAAAAAGAAAGGTTTTTCTGGCTTTCAAAAGAACCGGACAAGGAGCAGGCTGAACTCAAAAAGGATTACCAGTAATAGGGCTACCAGGAACTGTGCAATGAAGGTCGGGTCCGGGGAGAGAAAGAGGGAAAGGGCAAAAATCGCACTGTAGACCAGAAGCCTCTGTTTTTTTAGGGTTTCGTACTTTACAAGCCCCATTTTTACGGCAAATATCACAAGAAGGGGAGCCTGGAACACTATTCCAAAGCCTGCAAGTATTGTGGTCACGGCTGAGAGAGTATTTTGAACGGAAAGTTGGGCTGAAGCCGTGTCCCCTGAATAGAAGATAACATACCTGAACATCACAGGCAGTACAATGAAGTAGCCCAGGGCAGCTCCCAGGATAAACAGGAGGAAAGATAAAGGAACGATTTTCAGGAAAAAGCGCTTCTCATGCGGATAAAGCCCTTTGCCTGCAAACCTGTAGAGCTGATAGAATAACTGTGGGATTGAAACTGCAAGTGCAAAGATCAGGCAGAGCTTGAGGCGGGCAAATATCCATTCAAGTGGTGAATATACTGCCATATCCAATTCCGGGCTTATGAATTCTTTCCAGACAAGTAGCATCCCTTTTTCAGAGAAGGGATATGCAACCAGCATAGCCAGAAAGAGCCAGACAAAGACTACAGCAAGCCGGTTCCTGAGCTCATACAGGTGAACCGTAAGGGGTTCTTCGATATCCCCTGGAACCCCGGAAGAATAAACGTTAGTGTTTCCATTAATTTTGTTTCCTGTATCAGGGAGCTGGTTTCCGGTATTATGGGAGTTCATGGTTTTTATCTGATTTTCTATTGGTTTTTATCTGATTTTTCTATTGGTTTTTATCTGATTTTTCTATTGGTTTTTATCTGATTTTTCAGTCTAACACTGCATTTAAATAAATATATTAATATCGAAACATCTTATTACACTTATACCCCGGACTTCAATGATATTCCGAATACTCTGGGTGTGCCGGATATGCCGAATGCTCCGAATATTCTGGAGCAGAGATACTCTAAAACCATATATCCATGATATATATTTGCCGTCCTTATATTTACAGTATTTATTCGGGTATCCCCATTATCCGTCGCTGTGTTCAATAATCTTGCATTTGTTATACCCAAGCATAACAAAACATATAACAGAATAGTCAAATGGAATAATCAGTTTCTGAAGAACAATCAGTTTCTGAAGAACAATCAGTTCTTTTTATTTGCCGGATAGGTACTCCATATGTCTGAAGCAATTGAAAACTTAAGTGTAATCCTGCTAACCCTGCGAAAGAAATTGATTGTAGTTGCTGCAGTCCTGTTTGCAGGCGTTGCTCTTTCTTTCCAGTTTACGGGTCCACTTATTGAAAGGATGAAAGAGGACCTCCTGCCTGAGGGTGCAAAACTGGTTTACGTATCCCCTCTCGAAGTAATGATGTTGAAGCTCAAGCTCTCATTTATAATAGGGCTGCTCTTTGCTATTCCTGTTATTGCATTCTATGCTTATCGGGCTGTATCAAGGCGTATTTCTTTCAGAAATCCTATACAAGTTAGAAAGAGCCAGTTTTTACTCCTTAGCGTGGCTGCTCTTGTAATGTTTGCCCTGGGGGCTTCGTATGCTTACTTCTTCATGCTGCCCCTATTTCTTGATTACCTTTACCTGAACGCAGCAGGTTCAGGGGTAACTGCTACCTATTCGATCTTCAAGTTCATTTCGTTTGCAGCTGCAGGTACAGCTCTTTTCGGGCTGATATTCGAACTTCCTATAGTACTCACCTTCCTGACCCGGAACGGTTTTGTACAGTACAGTACCCTTGTGGCATACCGCAAGCATATTTATATTGTCTTCCTGGTGGTGGGGGCTGGCATCACCCCTCCGGATGTCCTCAGCCAGATCATGGTTGCAGTACCCATGATACTCTTTTTTGAGATAAGCATGGTTTTTGTGAGGATACTTGGAGTAAAGAATAAGGTCTCTCAGCCTGATTCTTCATCAGCACCCAGAGCTTCGGGAAGAAGCTAAGCATCCAAGAAGGAAAGACAAAAGACAATTGGAAACAGGAAGCAAGCAAGAAAAGAAGTAGATAATTGTTATGCCGGATGAAGGTGTGCGGATCAAAGGGGATAGGCGTGTTTGGGGGTGATGTGATGATGGTTGGGAAACTAACCCAAACACGCCTCTATTTCTCTTTTTCCGCACTCGCCTATCCATTAATATTTTTGTTTTGACATTATTTAATGTTATCTAATCTATCTTATAATAATGACTTTTTACTTTTCAGAGCATGAATCGCGTACCTGAAGACTGGTGGTTTATGCCAATTCATAATGAAGATTTAATATATTTTGTAGAAATTTTTGTATTTTATACTAAAATTTCCCTTTACATCTCCAGGAGTGTCCCGGAATACTTTCAACCCGTTCGGGAAAGCCTTATTTAAACTAACCCCTTATTTGCAGGGGTCATGGAGCCCAGATACATAAGAGCAAATGCCCAGGTTATTGCCGCATCGGTAATCTATGGGTTTGCAGGCATCTTTTTCCTGTACATAAAAAACATGGCTGCAGGACCTGTTGTTTTTTGCCAGCTTCTCCTCGGTTTTCTGGTTCTTGCAGCTTACCTCGCAGCTACCGGGAAACTCTCAGGGATCCGGCTTCGAGGAAAAAGAAAAGCCATGTTGCTGCTAGGGGTATGGCAAGCTGGAGTCATGCTTTCCTATTACACGGCTGTGAATTTTACGAACGTTTCAATGTCTGTGCTTTTGCTTTATACGGCTCCTCTTTATGTCCTGCTGATTGCCCCTGTCATCCTTAAAGAAAAAATCAGCACAAAAAACCTTGCAGCTCTTACACTCTCCCTTACAGGTGTGGTAGTTGTTGTGGGTCCCACAAGTCTTGTTTCCGCCACGGCAGGCGCAGGATATCTCTACGGTGTACTGATGGGGCTTTTTTCAGGTTTTTTCTATGCCTGCATAATTATGACCTCCCGTTACCTGAGAGATGAGTACTCAGGCATGGAACAGCTTTTCCTTTCAACAGGCGTGACCCTTGTGATCCTTTTTCCCTTTATGCTGCAGATATCTTCCGCAGCCCTGCTTGAGAACCTGCCTGTCCTTCTCTTTCTTGGGGTAATGATAACTTCTCTTGGTTCCATTCTCTATTTCACAGGGCTTGAGCATGTAAAAGCCCAGAATGCAAGCATAATATCCCTGCTTGAACCCGTAAGTGCCATCTTTTTTGCCTATCTAATCTTAAACGATCCCGTATCCCGGGCAACCCTGCTCGGATGTTTACTTATTCTTGCAAGCTCTCTCCTTATGAGCCTGGAAAACGAAAGCAAAACCTGAAGGTGTAAACAAAACTGAATAAATATCGAATTAAAAAGTGACTGGTGGGATTAAGAGAGTATTTTTCGGGCCAGGTAGATATTTGTCTATGGATTTATTTTCTCTAAATAGGGGCATTGGTGGTTCTTTTGTTATTTTCTTGCTTGATGGCAAGCCGGTTTCATCCTGCAAGGTGCAAAAGGGAAAAACAAAAGATTTTCTCTTCAATTCCAGATGCATCACCCGATTAATCAGGGAATATCAACAAATTCTAATAACAGGTAAATAATTTTAGATGTATTTTTCGGTGTATATGTATTTTTCAAATAGGTAATATACAACCACTTACACAAATACAATCACTTACACAAATACAATCACTTACGCAAATACAACCACTTACACAAATACAACCACTTACACAAATACAACCACTTACTAAATCCTTTCTCAAAGAAAATGATCGAGCTTTAAGAGTGAAGACTGACTAAACTTTGTAAAATCAAGAACAAACTCAGTTTGCCAAACAATATCAGAAGGTACGTTGAAACCCATTTGCAATATATGTTGTGGAAGTGGTCTAAGGATTGGTTAAAGAACCGTGTTCAGAATGAGGTTTTTCCTGAAAAACATTCAGTAAAACATTCAGTAAAACATTCAGTAAAACATTTAGCAAAACATTTAGCAAAACATTTAGCAAAACATTTAGTAAAACATTTAGCAAAACATTTAGCAAAACATTTAGTAAAACATTTAGTAAAACATTTAGTAAAACATTTAGTAAAACATTTAGTAAAACATTTAGTAAAACATTCAGTAAAACATTTAGTAAAACATTTAGTAAAACATTTAGTAAAACATTCAGTAAAACATTTAGTAAAACATTTAGTAAAACATTTAGTAAAACATTTAGCAAAACATTTAGTAAAACATTCAGTAAAACATTTAGTAAAATCTCTAATAAAAATTTTTATACTCTTACACCAATATTATACAGTTATATATTTACAGAATCACATTCTTTCAGAGTCTGAATATCATTTCAGAGGAGTACGTTCTCCTTTCAGCATAATTTATTTCCTGTTTGAAGTTTAATTTTCCGACAAAACATGACGAAATTTATTAGAAATTTATTAGTAAATATCCTGTATTCTTATCTGTATCATAATATATTCTATTGATTATTTGAAAATA
The Methanosarcina sp. WWM596 DNA segment above includes these coding regions:
- a CDS encoding ABC transporter permease → MTTLIVKSLKAKFMQYFGAFLVLLILNFLLPRMLPGDPIDAIYGDSVVVITPEIRAHLVEQHHLNDPLRAQFFHYLYSCITLDFGYSYSYNAPVREIIEGALPWTLLLAGTSLFLAVLIALFLGIESGWRRGGLMDRFLFSFFAVLNGIPGYFVGMLLIIFLALKFQLFPIGGAKTPYAGYEGLGYLLDVGKHLVLPMLALSVTELSWIYLLMRGSMLGVINEPFIVTGRLKGLKERVIKYRYAARNALLPVVTRLGIQVGQIVTGVLLIEIVFSYPGVGLIMYNALMSRDLPLLQGLLFVLTICILGCNFTVDLLYPKIDPRVNYA
- a CDS encoding ABC transporter permease, with the protein product MPETGVSNFERLLSGLCGLSKTFSRIKSPGLSGFGTVGILILGFVIFLGLFAPYISPFDPWDYSAIPLEKPSDVHPLGTNDIGQDILSELLYGARTSLLFGFFVALMATVFSVLVGVCAGLSEGFAGKFLMLLTDIFIAIPSILLILLLAAYIKPDFLSLILILSFFSWQYGARVLYSQSLSLKERPYIYAAKNFGAKKLYLISRHLVPDLFPLLLSGFIQRMRYAVFMEAGLAFMGISDLSTKSWGLMMNRAMEFVYIGTWKWWLLPTGFLLSLTILGFSLLGYFLEEHVDKRHRKIK
- a CDS encoding ABC transporter ATP-binding protein yields the protein MLEIKDLTVNYPAENGTVKALDRLSLFLSSKESLGIIGESGSGKTTLGKAIMGICEGSVEGIINFKGQNLLFLSGEEMRDLRWNEISMVRQNTGTVLNPAYTVEQQIIEPILEHTDALPEAARKKASLLIEKVGLPAEKLKAFPNELSGGEKQRVMIAMALSNDPSLVILDEPTASLDAVTRRQIIDLFFIIKKECSLIVISHDVNTVMGLDKLAILYSSRLMEYGATDLILKSPRHPYSRALLKSHPFMHSTKDLQGIRGQVLYSFEKSTGCRFSSRCIQKTEICDREMPELKEWGDRMLACHKGGVHSLLKVSGLNTNYTSRHGGKTFHVLKDVSFEMNTGDIVSLVGQTGCGKSTLARCLSRIFKYNSGEVVFDGVKINEIRPIDYHRKVQLIFQDPLEATSPRLNVLRIVKEPLDLQGVLDEAGKVEKVKKTLEEVSLPSSEIFLKKYPHQLSGGELQRVTIARALVNDPFLLIADEPTSFLDVSIQAKILKLLMELQNQRGLTLLFITHDIALARKVSDRILVMKEGRIIEEGSGANLIAYPRHPYTKNLIKKSFSRLGLLEKNNIKNVEGGDEFERVTERGDEFEREDEFEREDEFEREDEFEREDEFEREDEYRNSEIPCITTSVKNHDPMKDSIPVSCQIPANPNTQRLDDLGAVEFDSRKSWGKKDVNKWKSILNCWISKIKRLT
- a CDS encoding PadR family transcriptional regulator; the protein is MSGLKNKSGRHAPAFILIFLMQGPAYGSLIFKKMEEQIPFKLFDSPTLYRTLDKLEKKGIVNSWWDTSEKGPAKKWYQITDKGIEMLGEYREDIIMRIKDMEFFLEEYEKYLGKKETEQDDFF
- the tatC gene encoding twin-arginine translocase subunit TatC → MNSHNTGNQLPDTGNKINGNTNVYSSGVPGDIEEPLTVHLYELRNRLAVVFVWLFLAMLVAYPFSEKGMLLVWKEFISPELDMAVYSPLEWIFARLKLCLIFALAVSIPQLFYQLYRFAGKGLYPHEKRFFLKIVPLSFLLFILGAALGYFIVLPVMFRYVIFYSGDTASAQLSVQNTLSAVTTILAGFGIVFQAPLLVIFAVKMGLVKYETLKKQRLLVYSAIFALSLFLSPDPTFIAQFLVALLLVILFEFSLLLVRFF
- the tatC gene encoding Sec-independent protein translocase TatC, producing the protein MSEAIENLSVILLTLRKKLIVVAAVLFAGVALSFQFTGPLIERMKEDLLPEGAKLVYVSPLEVMMLKLKLSFIIGLLFAIPVIAFYAYRAVSRRISFRNPIQVRKSQFLLLSVAALVMFALGASYAYFFMLPLFLDYLYLNAAGSGVTATYSIFKFISFAAAGTALFGLIFELPIVLTFLTRNGFVQYSTLVAYRKHIYIVFLVVGAGITPPDVLSQIMVAVPMILFFEISMVFVRILGVKNKVSQPDSSSAPRASGRS
- a CDS encoding DMT family transporter encodes the protein MEPRYIRANAQVIAASVIYGFAGIFFLYIKNMAAGPVVFCQLLLGFLVLAAYLAATGKLSGIRLRGKRKAMLLLGVWQAGVMLSYYTAVNFTNVSMSVLLLYTAPLYVLLIAPVILKEKISTKNLAALTLSLTGVVVVVGPTSLVSATAGAGYLYGVLMGLFSGFFYACIIMTSRYLRDEYSGMEQLFLSTGVTLVILFPFMLQISSAALLENLPVLLFLGVMITSLGSILYFTGLEHVKAQNASIISLLEPVSAIFFAYLILNDPVSRATLLGCLLILASSLLMSLENESKT